The genomic window CATGGCCGCGGGAGGCGAGCGAGGGATGTCCCATTTTGGTGCCAACACGGCGGCCGGAGGCCGCGCCGGAGGAGGGGCCTCGGGCGGATGGAGCCACTTCGGTGGACAGGGAGCCGGGGCGGGGGGATCGCGCTCATTCGGAGGGGCCACCCACGCCGGAAGCTCGGGCTATAGCCATTTTGGGAGTGGGAGCAGCGGAATGGGAGGCCGGGGTGCCGGCGGGAGTTTTGCGGGAGCGCGAGCGGGTTCCTGGAGCGGCTATGGGGGCGGCGCCTTCCGAGGCGGAACGGGCTCTTGGCGTGGCGCAACGGGAGCGGGAGGGGTTTCCCATTTCAACAGTGCGGCGGGGCGCGGGTTTTCCCGAGCGGGTTCTTCCGGTTGGCGCGGGGCCGCAGGAGGCTATGCGGGAGGGATGCGGAGTGGAACTGGCGCGTTCCGCGGCGCTTCGATGGGAAGCCGCGGCTTCGGGGGATCCAGCGGCGGATTCCGGGGAGGCATGGGGGGCGGCTACCGTGGAATGGGCGGAGGCTTTGGCGGATATCGTGGCGGGGGTGGTTTCCGTGGGGGAGGTGGATTTCATGGAGGGGGCGGCTTCCACGGCGGTGGAGGGGGTCATCGGTAGGCTCGTCCCGAGTCGAAGCGGGAGGGTGACCCTTTCGGGAAAAACCGCTTTCGTCCTGTTCTTCCCTCTGCGATGCTTCCCGGATCTGGGAGGCGGGTGGAATTTTTTAATTTCTGTAATCATGGGTTTATCCGCGTTGCCATCGGGATTCCGGTGGTGCGGATCGCGGACCCGGCGGCAAATGCGGAGCGAACCATCGCTCTGCTGAGAGAGGCCGCCGAGCGACAAGCGGCGCTGGCCGTCTTCCCGGAGCTCGGCCTTTCCGGCTACTCCTGCGAGGATCTCTTTGCGCAGTCGGCTCTCCTTGAAGCCTCTCGGGAAGCTCTCTTGCGGGTTCGGGAAGCCTCGGGGGGCTTGCCTGTCGTCGCCGTCGTCGGTCTGCCCCTGGAACTCCAGGGGGCGCTCTACAATTGCGCCGCGGTGGTGCATCGCGGCCGGATCCTGGGCATCATTCCCAAGACCTACCTTCCCAACTATCGGGAATTCTACGAGCTTCGCCAGTTTGCCCCGGGGGCCTACGCGCAGGAACGGGAGATCTCCTTAGGCGGGGAAGCGGTTCCTTTCGGGACCGACTTCGTCTTTGCCGCATCGGATGAGCCGCTCTTTGTGTTCTCGGTGGAGATCTGCGAGGATCTCTGGGTTCCGATTCCGCCTTCTTCCTACGCCGCGCTTGCCGGGGCGACCGTGCTGATCAACCTCTCGGCGTCGAACGTCACGATCGGGAAGGATGACTACCGCCGCGAGCTCGTGAGCAATCAGTCGGCTCGCTGTCTTGCCGCCTACCTGTACACTGCGGCGGGCTGGGGCGAATCGACTACCGACCTCGCTTGGGATGGGCACGGGATGATTTATGAGAATGGGAGCCGCTTGGTCGAAACCGAGCGTTTCCTCGATCGGGATCAACTCGTCACTGCCGAGATCGACCTGGAGAGGCTAGCGGCCGATCGCCGCCGCCAAGGGAGCTTTGCCCAGAGCCGCTTTCAGCATCGCCACCGGATTGAAGGGTTTCGTCAGATCCCCTTCCGGGCGGAACTTCCTCGAGAAGGGGTCCTCCTGCTCGAGCGCGCCTACGACCGCTTCCCTTACGTGTCGAGTGACGTGCGAAAAACCGAGACGCGCTGCCGGGAGATTTACCAGATCCAGGTCCAGGGGCTGGCCACGCGCCTGCAAGCGGCCGGGCTCCAGAGGGTCATTCTCGGGATTTCCGGCGGGCTCGATTCGGCGCAGGCGCTCTTGGTCGCCTGCCGCGCCATGGACCGACTCGGCCTGCCGAGAGGCAACGTCCTCGCCTACACGATGCCCGCCTTCGGGACGAGCGAACGCACCTTGGCGCAGGCGGTTCGCCTTATGGCCGCCCTGGGTTGCACGGCGCACCGGATCGACATCCGTCCGAGCTGCGAGCAGATGCTCCGGGATATCGGCCATCCGGCGGCCCAGGGAAAGGCGGTCTATGATACGACCTTCGAGAATGTCCAGGCGGGAGAGAGAGCGAGTCACCTCTTCCGGTTAGCCAATGCCCACAGCGCCCTGGTGGTGGGAACGAGCGACCTGAGCGAGCTCGCTCTCGGCTGGTGCACCTATGGCGTAGGCGACCAGATGGCTCACTATCATGTCAACGCGAGCGTTCCCAAGACCCTGATCCGGCATCTGATCGCCTCGGAAGCGGAGCGCGAGGCGCTGGGAGAGGAGACGAGCGCGCTGCTTCGGGAGATCCTGGCGACCGAGATCAGCCCCGAGTTGATTCCCGGGAGTGGAGGCCAGCCGGAGCAGCGGACCGAGGAGATGGTGGGACCCTATTCCCTGCAAGATTTTCATCTCTATTACATCCTCCGATTCGGGTACAGCCCGACCAAGGTCGCCTTTCTGGCTTGGACTGCCTGGCACGACCGAAGCCAAGGGGCCTGGCCGAGCGGGGAGCCGGAACCACGGCCGGAATGGTCGATTGCGGAAATCAAAGGGTGGCTGCGCCTCTTTTTGCGGCGCTTTTTCGCAGAGAGCCAGTTCAAGCGGAGTTGCATTGCCAATGCACCCAAGGTCGGCTCCGGTGGCTCCCTTTCTCCGCGTGGAGACTATCGAGCGCCGAGCGACAGCCCGGCAACCGTTTGGCTAGCGGCTTGTGACGCCATCCCGGAGGAGGAGCCGGCCGCTTCTCGCCCGAATTAGTCCGGGTAGAAGAAGACTTTTGCTTTTCTCTCGGAAAGGGTTTGGGTAAGAGGGGAGGCCCCGGCCGCCGTCCCCCCTCGCCCTATCGATGGCAGAATGGGTCGCCGAATTGCCAACGGTCCGCGGCCACCGGGGGAACGAAATCGAATCCATGAGCAGAGCCCCAGCCAATCCGACCGAGTCGCTCTACCGCCGGTTCGTCGGTCTGCCCCTGGTGCTTTGGCGCTGGATCCTCGAACGGAAAAAAAGCAAGGAGCGTGCCAGGGAATCGGCTCTGCGAGAGACGGAAAAGGCGATCGCCCGTCATCTCTGGAATTTGAGCCGGCTTCCGATCCCCGATCTCTTGCGGGAGCTCGGCACCTCTGAGGTCGGCCTCGAAGAGGAGGAGGCGGAGAAGCGGCTCGACGAGAGCGGGTATAACGAGGTCCATTCCGAGAAGCCGCCGAACTGGGCGCAGATGCTTCTCTGGAGCTACCTCAACCCTTTCGCCGTCCTTCTTTCGGTCATGGCCGTGATGGCGGGCTGGCTCGGAGAGTGGTACGGAGTCTTCATCATGTCGGTGATGATCGGGGTGAGCGTTCTCCTCCGGTTCTTCCAGGAGTTTGAGTCGAGCCGGGCCGTCGAAAAGCTCAAGGCGATGGTCCGCACGACCGCGATGGTCCGGCGCCGCTGGGCGGAGTCCGAGGAGGGGCTTCCCGCTCCGGAGATGGCCCGAGGCCGGGAGATCCCTCTTCGGCTGATCGTTCCCGGCGATATCATCCACCTCTCCGCCGGCGACATGATTCCCGCCGACGTACGACTGCTCTCCACTCGGGATCTTTTCGTGAGCCAGGCGGCTCTCTCCGGAGAGTCTTTCCCGGTGGAAAAGTTTGACTCCCCCCTGGCACCCGGGGGAGGAGTGGAGCGTCCCGTCGATGTCTTCGGCTTGCCAAACATCGCTTTCCTGGGGACCAACGTGATCTCCGGCACGGCGACGGCCGTCGCCTTGAGAACCGGTCCTTCAAGCTATTTTGGTGCCCTGGCCAAGGGGATTCGCGGTTATCGGGCGACGACGAGCTTCGATCAGAGCGTGAGCCGGGTGAGCTGGCTTCTCGTAAAGGTGATCGGGACGATGATCCCGATCGTTCTTCTGCTCAACGGCTTCACGAAGGGGAACTGGACGGAGGCCTTTCTTTTCGCCTTGGCCATTGGCGTAGGTCTGACCCCGGCGATGCTGCCGATGATCGTCACCGGGGCTTTGGCCAAAGGAGCGATCAGCCTCTCCCGCCGAAAAGTGATCACCAAGCGGCTCAATGCGATTCAAAACATCGGCGCGATCGACGTGCTCTGCACGGATAAGACCGGCACCTTGACTCATGACAAGATTATCCTGGAGCGATTCCTCGACGTGGAGGGAGAGGAAAGCCCGGAGGTGCTCGAGTATGCCTACCTGAACAGCTACTACCAGAGCGGCCTTCGCAACCTGCTCGATGCGGCGGTGCTCGAGCAGCGCGAGATCGGGATGCGCCTCATCTCGCAATTTCAGAAGGTCGACGAGATCCCGTTCGATTTCGAGCGGCGCCGCATGTCGGTCGTAGCGCGCCGGACCTCGAGCGGACGGGACTTGTTGATCACCAAGGGGGCGGTGGAGGAGATGATCCGCATCTGCAGCCAAGTAAAGAAAGGGCAGGAGATCCTTCCGCTTTCCAGGGAGATGAAGCGTCATGCCCTGACCTTGCGCGACGAGCTCAATAGCGATGGGATGCGGGTGGTCGCGGTCGCTTATAAGGAGCTGCCGGTGCAGGCCGGATCGATGGTCACGGCGGCCGACGAGAATGAGCTTACCTTCTGCGGCTTCATCGCCTTTCTCGATCCGCCGAAACACGACGCGGGACCCGCGATTGAGGCCCTGCAAAAGTCGGGGGTCGAGGTGAAGGTGATCACCGGTGACAACGAGATCGTCACCTCTCGGATCTGCGACTGGGTCGGTCTGGAGATCAAAGGGATCCTGCGCGGTTTCGAGATCGAGAAGCTTTCCGACGAGGAGCTGATTGCCGCGTCGGAAAGGACGACCGCCTTCGTGAAGATGGCTCCGCTCCAGAAGGCTCGCGTGATTCGTGCGCTGCGGGCGGGTGGACATGCCGTCGGCTTTCTCGGGGATGGGATCAACGATGCTCCGGCCCTCCGGGAGGCCGACGTTGGCATCTCCGTCGACACCGCCGTGGATATCGCCAAGGAGTCAGCCGACGTCATCCTCCTGGAGAAGAATCTCATGATTCTCGAAGAGGCGGTGATCGAGGGTCGCCGGATGTTCGGCAACATTGTCAAGTACATCAAGATGGCGACGAGCTCAAACTTCGGGAACGTCTTCAGCGTTCTCGGATCCGGCGCGCTGCTTCCGTTCCTCCCGATGAAACCGCTGCAGCTTCTCATCATCAACCTGATCTACGATCTGTCGCAGACGCTCATTCCCTGGGACCGGATGGATGACGAGTTCGTCTCCAAGCCCCGAAAGTGGGAAGCGGAAAGCATCGGCCGCTTCATGGCGTTCATCGGCCCGATCAGCTCGATCTTCGACTACGTGACCTTTGCGGTGCTCTGGTTCGTCTTCCAGGCGAACACCCCGGCCCATCAAGCCCTCTTTCAATCGGGCTGGTTCGTCGAGAGCCTTCTCTCCCAAAGCCTCATTGTCCACATGATTCGAACCCGGAAGATTCCGTTCTTCCAGAGTGTGGCGGCATGGCCGCTGGTCGTGGCGACGATCCTTGTCTTCGTCCTC from Methylacidimicrobium sp. B4 includes these protein-coding regions:
- the mgtA gene encoding magnesium-translocating P-type ATPase; protein product: MSRAPANPTESLYRRFVGLPLVLWRWILERKKSKERARESALRETEKAIARHLWNLSRLPIPDLLRELGTSEVGLEEEEAEKRLDESGYNEVHSEKPPNWAQMLLWSYLNPFAVLLSVMAVMAGWLGEWYGVFIMSVMIGVSVLLRFFQEFESSRAVEKLKAMVRTTAMVRRRWAESEEGLPAPEMARGREIPLRLIVPGDIIHLSAGDMIPADVRLLSTRDLFVSQAALSGESFPVEKFDSPLAPGGGVERPVDVFGLPNIAFLGTNVISGTATAVALRTGPSSYFGALAKGIRGYRATTSFDQSVSRVSWLLVKVIGTMIPIVLLLNGFTKGNWTEAFLFALAIGVGLTPAMLPMIVTGALAKGAISLSRRKVITKRLNAIQNIGAIDVLCTDKTGTLTHDKIILERFLDVEGEESPEVLEYAYLNSYYQSGLRNLLDAAVLEQREIGMRLISQFQKVDEIPFDFERRRMSVVARRTSSGRDLLITKGAVEEMIRICSQVKKGQEILPLSREMKRHALTLRDELNSDGMRVVAVAYKELPVQAGSMVTAADENELTFCGFIAFLDPPKHDAGPAIEALQKSGVEVKVITGDNEIVTSRICDWVGLEIKGILRGFEIEKLSDEELIAASERTTAFVKMAPLQKARVIRALRAGGHAVGFLGDGINDAPALREADVGISVDTAVDIAKESADVILLEKNLMILEEAVIEGRRMFGNIVKYIKMATSSNFGNVFSVLGSGALLPFLPMKPLQLLIINLIYDLSQTLIPWDRMDDEFVSKPRKWEAESIGRFMAFIGPISSIFDYVTFAVLWFVFQANTPAHQALFQSGWFVESLLSQSLIVHMIRTRKIPFFQSVAAWPLVVATILVFVLGQLILATPFGAAAGLVPLPMNFYFWLWGILLSYCVLTQLVKNWYVRRFGEWL
- a CDS encoding NAD(+) synthase — encoded protein: MLPGSGRRVEFFNFCNHGFIRVAIGIPVVRIADPAANAERTIALLREAAERQAALAVFPELGLSGYSCEDLFAQSALLEASREALLRVREASGGLPVVAVVGLPLELQGALYNCAAVVHRGRILGIIPKTYLPNYREFYELRQFAPGAYAQEREISLGGEAVPFGTDFVFAASDEPLFVFSVEICEDLWVPIPPSSYAALAGATVLINLSASNVTIGKDDYRRELVSNQSARCLAAYLYTAAGWGESTTDLAWDGHGMIYENGSRLVETERFLDRDQLVTAEIDLERLAADRRRQGSFAQSRFQHRHRIEGFRQIPFRAELPREGVLLLERAYDRFPYVSSDVRKTETRCREIYQIQVQGLATRLQAAGLQRVILGISGGLDSAQALLVACRAMDRLGLPRGNVLAYTMPAFGTSERTLAQAVRLMAALGCTAHRIDIRPSCEQMLRDIGHPAAQGKAVYDTTFENVQAGERASHLFRLANAHSALVVGTSDLSELALGWCTYGVGDQMAHYHVNASVPKTLIRHLIASEAEREALGEETSALLREILATEISPELIPGSGGQPEQRTEEMVGPYSLQDFHLYYILRFGYSPTKVAFLAWTAWHDRSQGAWPSGEPEPRPEWSIAEIKGWLRLFLRRFFAESQFKRSCIANAPKVGSGGSLSPRGDYRAPSDSPATVWLAACDAIPEEEPAASRPN